From Pseudoleptotrichia goodfellowii, a single genomic window includes:
- a CDS encoding PTS sugar transporter subunit IIB yields the protein MIGIIIASHGEFAAGIKQSASMILGDLEQVESVVFMPNEGPDDLYGKLQNAVTNLGTEEIIFLVDLWGGSPFNQSNRLFEEAPEKRAIVAGLNLPMLLEACSSRDDTDKSHKLAEIITSAAKDEVKVKPEELQPAEKKQEVTKSISQGAIPEGTVIGDGKLKIVLARVDTRLLHGQVATSWTKATNPDRIIVVSDTVSKDELRKKLIEQAAPPGVKAHVIPLDKLVEVSKDTRFGNTKALLLFENPQDALKVIEKGVEIKELNIGSMAHSVGKVMVSTSLSMDQNDVETYKKLADLGVKFDVRKVVADKSGDLFKMISAKSNEGLKL from the coding sequence GTGATAGGAATTATCATTGCAAGTCACGGAGAATTTGCTGCAGGAATAAAACAATCTGCATCAATGATTTTAGGAGATTTGGAACAAGTAGAATCAGTTGTTTTTATGCCCAACGAAGGTCCTGATGACTTATACGGAAAACTTCAAAATGCAGTAACAAATTTAGGAACTGAAGAAATTATATTTCTCGTTGATTTGTGGGGCGGAAGTCCGTTTAACCAGTCAAACAGATTATTTGAAGAGGCTCCTGAAAAAAGAGCAATAGTAGCAGGATTAAATTTACCGATGCTTTTAGAAGCATGTTCGAGCAGAGACGATACGGATAAATCTCACAAACTTGCTGAAATTATAACTTCGGCAGCCAAAGATGAAGTAAAGGTTAAACCTGAAGAATTGCAACCTGCGGAGAAAAAGCAGGAAGTAACAAAGTCAATATCTCAGGGAGCTATTCCTGAAGGAACTGTTATAGGAGACGGGAAATTAAAAATTGTATTGGCACGGGTTGATACACGTTTATTACACGGTCAAGTTGCTACAAGCTGGACTAAAGCGACTAATCCTGACAGAATTATCGTAGTATCGGATACAGTTTCAAAAGATGAATTGCGTAAAAAACTTATAGAGCAGGCAGCTCCTCCGGGAGTAAAAGCTCATGTTATACCTCTTGACAAACTTGTAGAGGTATCCAAAGATACACGTTTCGGTAACACCAAAGCTCTGTTGCTTTTTGAAAATCCTCAGGATGCTTTAAAAGTAATAGAAAAAGGTGTGGAAATTAAAGAACTGAATATCGGTTCTATGGCTCATTCTGTAGGTAAAGTAATGGTAAGTACATCATTATCCATGGATCAGAATGATGTGGAGACGTATAAGAAACTTGCCGATTTAGGAGTAAAATTTGATGTACGTAAAGTCGTGGCGGATAAGTCGGGAGATTTGTTCAAGATGATTTCAGCTAAATCGAACGAAGGTTTAAAACTTTAA
- the ppc gene encoding phosphoenolpyruvate carboxylase, whose protein sequence is MKNLPVTPLPTVKLDKQQETLLEHNRLLGTLLGETIFTYAGLHIFKVTESLREASISYYKTNKQESRKDLSLFCSELGDSEILRVIRGFTYFSVLANIAEDVYQVYQHRNMKFSNKTEMGTLEKSLENLKKKGISVEKILEAMKKVSVVPVLTAHPTQVQRKSILDLMRKITDTLSKYENVQIHQIDENEWIDELNSKIKILWQTSMLRTSQLRVTDEISNALSYYNITFFNEIPELTNKFQEISEKLGESKFEAEKLIPLTMGMWIGGDRDGNPYVTVDTLETSAQAQALTLFQFYLDEIESIYRDLSMSNTMTEVSKDLEKLSEASGKVSPHRVNEPYRRALTAINDRLLATAYKLCENKEVLPPKRKDSLDIPYNSPEEFTKDLEIVANSLIENNSEALVKGKLRNLISGTKIFSFHLATIDLRQDSSIHELCVAELLKSANIMEDYLSLPENARCEMLLRELEHDPRILSDPTISQSELLKGELAIFRKVKSLRDRFGSRIIEKHLVSHATSVSDMLEIAILLKEANLAKGDKNPFCDIQIVPLFETVEDLEASSEILEKWFSLPLVQKWMEKSGRKQEVMLGYSDSNKDGGYLSSSWSLYKAQKKLTALGNKFDVQISFFHGRGGTVGRGGGPSYEAILAQPEGSADGTIRLTEQGEVIGAKYGNPDLGFKNLEALVSAALESGALTVEDAKWGEYEKIIEEISESSYKVYRELVYNTEGFTDFFFEITPINAIAGLNIGSRPSSRKKKQSLESLRAIPWVFSWSQSRIMLPGWYGLGASFTEWINKNPDNLSILQKMYREWPFFRSVISNADMVLSKSDLRIASEYVKLAQNQEVAQKIFSELVKEWELTLDVLKKITGNDVLLADNPELASSLRNRLAYFDSMNYLQIELLKRLREGDESEDLRKALHISINGLATGLRNSG, encoded by the coding sequence ATGAAAAATTTACCCGTAACACCCTTGCCTACGGTAAAACTTGACAAGCAGCAGGAAACTTTACTGGAACATAACAGATTATTGGGAACTCTTTTGGGAGAAACCATTTTTACATATGCAGGACTTCACATTTTCAAAGTTACCGAAAGTTTGAGAGAGGCTTCAATTTCATACTATAAAACGAACAAACAGGAAAGTCGAAAAGATTTATCATTATTCTGCTCGGAACTCGGAGATTCGGAAATTCTTCGTGTTATAAGAGGATTTACTTATTTTTCGGTACTGGCGAATATAGCTGAAGATGTTTATCAGGTTTATCAACACAGAAATATGAAATTTTCAAATAAAACAGAAATGGGAACACTGGAAAAATCTCTGGAAAATCTTAAAAAGAAAGGTATTTCCGTAGAAAAAATACTGGAAGCCATGAAAAAAGTTTCTGTAGTACCGGTATTAACTGCACACCCTACACAGGTACAAAGAAAAAGTATTCTGGATTTGATGAGAAAAATTACCGATACTCTTTCCAAATATGAAAATGTACAAATTCATCAAATAGATGAAAACGAGTGGATTGACGAATTAAATTCCAAAATAAAAATTTTGTGGCAAACTTCCATGTTGAGAACTTCCCAACTTAGAGTGACAGATGAAATAAGTAATGCTCTAAGCTACTATAATATAACTTTTTTTAATGAAATTCCCGAATTAACAAATAAATTTCAGGAAATTTCCGAAAAATTGGGAGAAAGCAAATTTGAAGCTGAAAAGCTCATACCTCTGACTATGGGAATGTGGATCGGAGGAGACAGAGACGGAAATCCTTATGTTACCGTAGATACTCTTGAGACTTCTGCTCAGGCACAGGCTCTGACTTTATTCCAGTTTTATCTTGATGAAATAGAAAGTATTTATCGTGATTTATCAATGTCCAATACAATGACCGAAGTCAGTAAAGACTTGGAAAAACTGTCTGAAGCTTCAGGAAAAGTTTCTCCTCACAGGGTAAACGAACCTTACCGTCGGGCATTGACTGCAATTAATGATAGACTTTTGGCAACTGCTTATAAACTATGCGAAAACAAAGAGGTTCTTCCTCCGAAAAGAAAAGATTCCCTCGATATTCCTTACAACTCACCCGAAGAATTTACGAAAGACTTGGAAATCGTTGCAAATTCTTTGATTGAAAATAACAGCGAAGCTTTAGTAAAAGGAAAACTGAGAAATCTTATAAGCGGAACAAAAATCTTCAGTTTTCATCTGGCAACAATAGATTTACGTCAGGATTCGAGCATTCACGAGCTTTGTGTAGCAGAACTTCTGAAAAGTGCAAATATAATGGAAGACTATTTGAGTTTACCTGAAAATGCCCGTTGTGAAATGCTTTTGAGAGAATTGGAGCATGATCCTCGTATTTTAAGCGATCCTACAATTTCTCAAAGCGAGTTGTTAAAAGGAGAACTTGCTATTTTCAGAAAAGTTAAATCACTAAGAGACAGATTCGGCAGTAGAATCATAGAAAAACATCTTGTTTCTCACGCTACGAGTGTATCGGATATGCTTGAAATAGCGATTTTATTAAAAGAAGCCAATCTTGCAAAAGGAGACAAAAATCCTTTCTGCGATATTCAGATAGTCCCTCTATTTGAAACAGTTGAAGATCTAGAAGCTTCGTCGGAAATTCTCGAAAAATGGTTTTCTCTTCCTCTTGTCCAAAAATGGATGGAGAAAAGCGGAAGAAAGCAGGAAGTTATGCTCGGATATTCGGACAGCAACAAAGACGGAGGCTATTTAAGCTCAAGCTGGTCTTTATATAAGGCTCAGAAAAAACTGACAGCTTTAGGAAACAAGTTTGATGTGCAAATTTCATTCTTTCACGGAAGAGGAGGAACAGTCGGTCGTGGAGGCGGTCCAAGTTACGAAGCAATACTGGCACAGCCTGAAGGAAGTGCCGACGGAACTATCCGCCTTACTGAACAGGGAGAAGTTATCGGTGCAAAATACGGAAATCCCGATTTAGGATTTAAAAACCTTGAGGCTCTTGTCTCCGCAGCATTAGAGTCGGGTGCTTTAACTGTAGAAGATGCGAAATGGGGTGAATACGAAAAAATCATCGAAGAAATATCCGAATCAAGTTATAAAGTTTATCGTGAATTAGTTTACAACACCGAAGGATTTACAGATTTTTTCTTTGAAATTACTCCGATTAATGCTATTGCAGGATTAAATATCGGTTCCAGACCTTCTTCACGTAAGAAAAAGCAGTCTCTGGAAAGTCTGAGAGCTATTCCGTGGGTATTTTCATGGTCTCAGTCACGTATTATGCTTCCGGGTTGGTACGGATTAGGTGCTTCATTTACAGAATGGATAAATAAAAATCCCGATAATCTTTCCATTTTACAAAAAATGTATAGAGAATGGCCGTTTTTCAGATCGGTTATTTCCAATGCGGACATGGTGCTTTCCAAATCCGATTTAAGAATCGCTTCGGAATATGTAAAATTGGCTCAAAATCAGGAAGTTGCACAAAAAATATTTTCAGAACTTGTTAAGGAATGGGAACTTACTCTCGATGTATTGAAAAAAATTACGGGAAATGATGTTTTACTTGCAGATAACCCCGAACTTGCAAGCAGCTTAAGAAACCGTCTTGCTTACTTTGATTCTATGAACTATCTGCAAATAGAACTGTTAAAAAGATTAAGAGAAGGAGATGAGTCCGAAGATTTAAGAAAGGCCCTTCATATATCAATAAACGGACTTGCGACAGGTTTGAGAAACAGCGGATAA
- the nth gene encoding endonuclease III produces the protein MTKKERFNLIFPYLQERYGKPKCALDFETPYQLMIAVILSAQCTDARVNIVTKELFKVVKTPEDIHNMDLETLEKYIKSTGFYRNKAKNIKLNAEQVLNEYNGKIPKKMDELVKLAGVGRKTANVVLGEVWGISEGIVVDTHVKRLSKRMGLTKSDNPEIIERELMKIVPKKYWFVFSHYLILYGREVSTAINPKCDICIINKYFNYCEKEKAEKQRKKVAKKK, from the coding sequence ATGACAAAAAAAGAGAGATTTAATCTGATATTTCCGTATTTGCAGGAAAGATACGGAAAACCCAAGTGTGCATTGGATTTTGAAACTCCCTATCAACTTATGATAGCGGTAATATTGTCGGCACAGTGTACCGATGCGAGAGTAAATATAGTAACAAAAGAGTTGTTTAAAGTAGTGAAAACTCCTGAAGATATTCATAATATGGATTTGGAAACACTTGAAAAATATATAAAATCTACAGGATTTTATAGAAACAAAGCAAAAAATATAAAGCTGAATGCTGAACAGGTGTTAAACGAATATAACGGCAAAATACCGAAAAAAATGGATGAACTGGTAAAACTTGCAGGAGTAGGGAGAAAAACTGCAAATGTAGTATTGGGAGAAGTATGGGGAATAAGTGAAGGAATTGTAGTGGATACTCACGTGAAAAGGCTTTCCAAAAGAATGGGACTTACTAAAAGTGACAATCCTGAAATAATCGAAAGAGAACTTATGAAAATCGTACCGAAAAAATACTGGTTTGTATTTTCTCATTATCTTATTTTATATGGTAGGGAAGTATCTACAGCTATAAATCCCAAATGCGATATTTGCATAATAAATAAGTATTTTAATTACTGCGAAAAAGAGAAAGCTGAAAAGCAGAGAAAAAAAGTGGCTAAAAAGAAATAA
- a CDS encoding PTS system mannose/fructose/sorbose family transporter subunit IID produces the protein MAENKIKLSKSDRRSVMLRSQFLQGSWNYERMQNGGWAYSLIPALKKLYPDRNDASAALKRHLEFFNTHPYIAAPILGVTLALEEERANGIPIDDAAIQGVKIGMMGPLAGIGDPVFWFTVRPILGAIAASLATGGSVIAPLFFFIVWNIIRIGFLWYTQEFGYQKGAEITKDLSGGLLQTVTKGASILGMFVMGILVQRWTSINFPMIISKVPLSEGAFIKFPQENVNGAELQRILSEMMSGVSLTPEKITTLQDNLNQLVPGFAALLLTFLCMWLLKKKVNPILIIFGLFAVGILGHLVGIF, from the coding sequence ATGGCAGAAAATAAAATAAAATTATCAAAAAGTGATCGTCGTAGTGTTATGTTGCGTTCTCAATTTCTTCAAGGTTCATGGAATTATGAACGTATGCAAAACGGAGGATGGGCATATTCATTAATACCTGCTCTTAAAAAATTATATCCTGATAGAAATGATGCTTCAGCTGCATTGAAACGTCATTTGGAATTTTTTAATACACACCCCTATATAGCAGCTCCTATTTTAGGAGTGACACTCGCTTTGGAAGAAGAACGTGCAAACGGTATTCCTATAGATGATGCGGCAATTCAAGGAGTTAAAATAGGAATGATGGGACCTTTGGCAGGTATAGGAGATCCTGTATTCTGGTTTACTGTACGTCCTATATTGGGAGCCATAGCAGCCTCTCTTGCAACAGGCGGCTCAGTAATCGCTCCTTTATTCTTTTTCATAGTATGGAATATAATCCGTATAGGATTTTTATGGTATACGCAGGAATTCGGTTATCAAAAAGGTGCAGAAATTACGAAAGACTTGTCTGGAGGTTTACTTCAAACTGTTACTAAAGGGGCTTCAATACTCGGAATGTTTGTAATGGGCATTCTGGTTCAGCGTTGGACTTCGATCAATTTTCCTATGATAATATCAAAAGTTCCTTTATCTGAGGGTGCTTTCATAAAATTTCCTCAAGAAAATGTAAATGGAGCTGAATTACAGAGAATATTGAGTGAAATGATGAGCGGAGTTTCACTTACTCCTGAAAAAATTACTACTTTACAGGATAACTTAAATCAGCTTGTGCCGGGATTTGCAGCATTACTGCTGACATTCCTTTGCATGTGGCTGCTTAAGAAAAAAGTAAACCCTATTCTTATTATATTCGGATTATTTGCGGTCGGTATTTTAGGGCATTTAGTGGGAATATTCTAA
- a CDS encoding DUF956 family protein has translation MDINYNLYSFAIEILRNFSNLEDVEKVIFYILGHSLLFFNVRGGIKLAVSLNTKALFVTKGNFLSGGFGNKRGDILIGDRAFEFYNIRNTEDCIQIPWEEIEKVRAQIFFNDRYIRGFFIDTKKSGSFNFVVVKAGKSLKVMRDFLENEKIVRSKPLFSLKKLFRK, from the coding sequence GTGGATATTAATTATAATCTTTATTCTTTTGCTATAGAAATTTTACGCAATTTCTCCAACTTGGAAGATGTTGAAAAAGTTATATTTTATATTTTGGGACATTCTCTTTTATTTTTTAATGTAAGAGGAGGCATAAAATTGGCTGTTTCTTTAAATACAAAAGCATTATTCGTAACAAAAGGAAATTTTTTGAGTGGAGGTTTCGGGAATAAAAGAGGAGATATTTTAATCGGGGATAGAGCTTTTGAATTTTATAATATAAGAAATACTGAAGATTGTATACAAATTCCATGGGAAGAGATAGAAAAAGTACGAGCCCAGATTTTTTTCAATGACAGGTATATAAGAGGTTTTTTTATAGATACCAAAAAATCGGGATCTTTTAATTTTGTCGTTGTAAAAGCGGGAAAATCGTTAAAGGTGATGAGAGATTTTTTGGAAAATGAAAAAATTGTAAGAAGTAAACCTTTGTTTTCATTAAAAAAACTGTTCAGAAAATAA
- a CDS encoding D-alanyl-D-alanine carboxypeptidase family protein, whose amino-acid sequence MLKKIIKTVLMLSLFTLLVFGEGSHSDNDGGSRNDDIGNIIKNSSIENSQSEKERKKQEREEKKRLKKEEKERKKREKQGIFLPEDNNETDIDNGTNDKNNQNNIDGKENISNTNNKNNTINTTVPKNNNEQKNNTNINNNVTNGGTDIVNEDISKILEENRKKEEQKKPKIDKRKPVVQAIDKEKEEASQYKDKLLKFIATKDGKIIKKELETQQHPIASLTKVMNILVALDEVDKGNVSLDDKVCFTPQNANVGGSWLNVKVGDCYLLRDLLRSEIIYSANNSAYLVAYHVGKGNIEYFVKLMNQKAKELGMNNTEFHTPAGLPTTMTGKGMDVSTAYDMFLMGKKAIEDKRIREWASEPELVLVNPAGEQVIYKSRNHLLGQYGIYGLKTGFHVQAGYNIIVTGKMGNIEIISVVLGHKTHNQRTKDQLEEFSQIKNRLKKIHTMGEEIGEFKIKDSPKRKIKGVLAENVYQLDDTNYDFKTVGIDAKAKINKGDVIGKMEVLSNGNVVSSVDILAIEEAEELSWFGKLLRFISFGLL is encoded by the coding sequence ATGTTGAAAAAAATCATAAAAACAGTATTGATGTTAAGTTTATTTACTCTTCTGGTATTCGGAGAAGGAAGTCATAGCGATAATGACGGCGGAAGCAGAAATGACGACATAGGAAATATAATAAAAAACAGTAGTATAGAAAATTCTCAATCGGAAAAAGAAAGAAAGAAACAGGAGAGGGAAGAGAAAAAAAGACTTAAAAAAGAAGAGAAAGAAAGAAAAAAAAGAGAAAAACAGGGAATATTTTTGCCTGAAGATAATAACGAGACAGATATAGATAACGGAACTAACGATAAAAATAATCAGAATAACATAGACGGAAAAGAAAATATAAGTAATACAAATAACAAAAATAATACGATAAACACTACAGTTCCAAAAAATAACAATGAACAGAAGAATAACACAAATATAAATAATAATGTTACAAATGGCGGAACAGATATTGTAAACGAAGATATTTCAAAAATACTGGAAGAAAACAGAAAAAAAGAAGAACAGAAAAAACCTAAAATTGACAAAAGAAAACCTGTAGTCCAGGCTATTGATAAAGAAAAAGAAGAAGCTTCCCAGTATAAAGATAAATTATTGAAATTTATAGCGACAAAAGACGGAAAAATTATCAAAAAAGAATTGGAAACACAGCAACACCCTATAGCTTCACTCACAAAAGTTATGAATATCCTTGTGGCATTGGATGAAGTGGACAAAGGAAATGTAAGTTTGGACGATAAAGTATGCTTTACTCCTCAAAATGCAAATGTAGGAGGAAGCTGGCTTAATGTCAAAGTTGGAGATTGCTATTTGCTTCGTGATTTATTAAGATCCGAAATAATTTATTCTGCAAATAATTCGGCTTATCTCGTGGCTTACCATGTGGGAAAGGGAAATATAGAATATTTCGTAAAATTGATGAATCAAAAAGCTAAAGAATTGGGAATGAACAATACCGAGTTTCATACTCCGGCAGGGCTGCCTACTACAATGACAGGTAAAGGAATGGATGTGTCTACTGCGTATGACATGTTCCTTATGGGTAAAAAAGCTATAGAAGATAAAAGAATAAGAGAATGGGCAAGCGAGCCTGAACTTGTTCTTGTAAATCCGGCGGGAGAACAGGTTATTTATAAAAGCAGAAATCATCTTTTAGGTCAATACGGAATATATGGTCTGAAAACAGGATTTCATGTTCAGGCAGGGTATAATATAATAGTTACGGGTAAAATGGGAAATATCGAGATTATTTCTGTAGTTCTCGGGCATAAAACTCATAATCAGAGAACGAAAGATCAGCTTGAGGAATTTTCTCAAATAAAGAACAGGTTGAAAAAAATACATACAATGGGAGAAGAAATAGGAGAATTTAAAATAAAAGATTCGCCAAAGAGAAAAATAAAAGGTGTACTTGCGGAAAATGTTTATCAGCTTGATGATACTAATTATGATTTTAAAACTGTAGGTATCGATGCTAAAGCAAAAATAAATAAAGGCGATGTAATAGGTAAGATGGAAGTGCTTTCTAACGGGAATGTCGTGTCTTCAGTAGATATTCTTGCAATAGAAGAAGCCGAAGAACTGTCATGGTTTGGAAAATTACTTAGATTTATAAGTTTCGGATTGTTATAA
- a CDS encoding PTS mannose/fructose/sorbose transporter subunit IIC produces MDFNIITVVFVLIVAFLAGMEGILDQFQFHQPIIACSLIGLATGHLPECIMLGGALQLIALGWANIGAAVAPDAALASVASAIIFVKAGNFSADGRNAAIVAAITLATVGLVLTMVVRTLSVVIVHQADRAAESGNFKGVEFWHIIALLCQGLRIAVPAVLLLFIPSEIIQGALSSLPKWFTEGMTIGGGFVVAVGYAMVINLMATKEVWPFFFLGFALAPLKELTLIATGIIGVCLAIIYLNLSKKSNSGGGGASSSDDPLGDILDNY; encoded by the coding sequence ATGGATTTTAATATTATAACGGTTGTTTTTGTACTTATTGTAGCTTTTTTGGCAGGTATGGAAGGTATCCTCGATCAGTTTCAATTTCATCAGCCGATTATTGCCTGTTCTTTAATAGGATTGGCTACAGGACATTTACCTGAATGTATAATGTTAGGGGGAGCATTGCAGCTTATTGCACTCGGATGGGCAAATATAGGAGCTGCTGTTGCCCCCGATGCTGCTTTGGCATCGGTAGCTTCAGCTATTATCTTTGTAAAAGCCGGAAATTTCAGTGCTGACGGACGTAATGCAGCTATTGTTGCAGCAATTACTTTGGCTACTGTGGGATTGGTATTGACTATGGTGGTCCGTACACTTTCTGTAGTTATAGTTCATCAGGCAGATCGTGCAGCAGAAAGCGGTAATTTTAAGGGAGTAGAATTTTGGCATATTATAGCTCTTTTATGTCAAGGATTACGTATTGCTGTTCCTGCAGTGTTGTTGTTATTTATTCCTTCGGAAATTATTCAGGGGGCATTATCTTCCTTGCCGAAATGGTTTACAGAAGGCATGACAATAGGCGGAGGATTTGTTGTGGCAGTGGGTTATGCAATGGTTATTAACCTTATGGCAACAAAAGAAGTATGGCCTTTCTTTTTCTTGGGATTTGCATTGGCTCCGTTAAAAGAGTTGACTTTAATAGCGACAGGAATTATCGGAGTATGTCTGGCTATTATTTACTTGAATCTTTCCAAAAAAAGTAACAGTGGCGGTGGAGGAGCTTCATCTTCCGATGACCCGTTAGGCGATATTTTGGATAACTATTAA
- the rpmB gene encoding 50S ribosomal protein L28 yields MQICEVFGKRVGHGNMVSHSHRATKRIWRPNLQTMTLNVDGSEIKVRVCTKAMKTLKGKNVDQVKKILLENKDNLSPRISKVLFSAK; encoded by the coding sequence ATGCAAATATGTGAAGTTTTCGGAAAAAGAGTAGGGCACGGAAACATGGTCAGTCACTCTCATAGAGCTACTAAAAGAATATGGAGACCTAATCTTCAGACAATGACATTGAATGTTGACGGATCTGAAATAAAAGTAAGAGTTTGCACTAAAGCAATGAAAACATTAAAAGGTAAAAATGTTGATCAAGTTAAAAAAATATTATTGGAAAATAAAGACAATTTGAGCCCAAGAATCTCAAAAGTATTGTTTTCTGCAAAGTAA